One window from the genome of Marinobacter sp. LV10R510-11A encodes:
- a CDS encoding peptidylprolyl isomerase yields the protein MTNLVKPLSNVIHVVVMFLGLSLLALQAHAQTDADSVKAELPKVRILTSEGAIELQLRPDVAPKTVENFLQYARDGFFDGTIYHRVIPGFMVQGGGFTKEMTRKETRTPIQNEASPTMPNLRGTVSMARTNAPDSATSQFFINVANNDFLNAGVRGAGYTVFAKVTAGMGVVDTIAKVKTARVRGMADVPVNPVIIESVTLLE from the coding sequence ATGACAAATTTGGTAAAACCCTTGAGTAATGTGATCCACGTCGTAGTTATGTTTCTCGGCTTATCCCTTTTAGCACTTCAAGCACACGCGCAAACTGACGCCGATAGCGTAAAAGCCGAATTGCCTAAAGTCCGGATCCTCACCAGCGAAGGTGCCATCGAACTGCAACTTCGCCCTGATGTGGCCCCGAAAACCGTTGAGAACTTCCTGCAATATGCCCGCGATGGTTTTTTTGACGGCACAATTTATCACCGGGTTATTCCGGGTTTTATGGTTCAGGGCGGTGGTTTTACTAAGGAGATGACACGCAAGGAAACCCGCACACCCATCCAGAATGAAGCCTCACCAACCATGCCCAATCTCCGTGGTACGGTGTCCATGGCACGAACCAACGCCCCAGATTCTGCAACGTCCCAATTTTTCATCAACGTAGCAAACAACGATTTTTTGAACGCCGGGGTTCGCGGAGCAGGCTACACGGTCTTCGCTAAGGTAACCGCAGGGATGGGCGTGGTGGATACCATTGCTAAAGTAAAAACTGCTCGTGTTCGGGGCATGGCCGACGTGCCGGTGAACCCTGTGATCATCGAAAGCGTCACCCTGCTGGAATAG
- the mnmC gene encoding FAD-dependent 5-carboxymethylaminomethyl-2-thiouridine(34) oxidoreductase MnmC, translated as MTLPTVPPAIEPAEISWHHGVPESKQFGDGYFSCKKGLEEFRCAFIEHNNLPARFSCVSEAGSFVVAEAGFGSGLSFLATWQAWLAWGPSHAATLHFVASERFPLTSQDLKKALLVWPELGELAEELVASYPPLVRGTHRIVLAGGRVRLTLFFGDMHDAWNTLSFKADAWVLNGFEPAIAPETWQKPAISEVCQHSKPGASKAPVPSVALIGAGIAGCLLANNLARRGYVVTLIDAADEPASAASGNLQGAMYVKLGVEFNHQTELALSSLTFSQRYYAPYRDQYWHPTGLIQLAWSDTEQSRQRRFIERNQYPEDLLHPVTRQEAEALTGTSLMSGGLWFPGCGWLEPGKLCKSLAKHSGIRKVLTYSVEKIEPSEGEWHISGTDPDNPDIRADQVVICAGHLTPQLIPGSGSFRFKAIRGQVTHLPEPLINSPQAVICGARYLNPAHGLQGERLAVIGATFDLHSDEPAPTTESHRENIRELSSMVPNILSEDMAAGDLPGQLAGRVGFRCTTHDYQPVAGPLCDIEGQEVEGLYLLTGMGSKGLTYAPLLAEFVADQLTGQPSALPISLAKRLTTARMRQLKVASS; from the coding sequence ATGACTCTCCCCACTGTTCCGCCAGCAATAGAGCCGGCGGAGATAAGCTGGCACCACGGCGTTCCCGAATCCAAGCAATTCGGGGATGGCTATTTCAGCTGCAAGAAAGGGCTGGAAGAATTTCGTTGCGCGTTTATTGAACACAACAATCTGCCCGCGCGTTTCTCCTGTGTTTCTGAAGCAGGCTCTTTCGTGGTTGCAGAGGCCGGGTTTGGTTCAGGCCTAAGCTTTCTTGCCACATGGCAAGCTTGGCTAGCCTGGGGCCCATCCCACGCAGCGACACTTCATTTCGTCGCCTCTGAACGTTTTCCGCTGACCTCGCAGGATCTCAAAAAAGCGCTTTTGGTGTGGCCAGAGCTCGGGGAACTAGCTGAGGAACTGGTTGCCAGTTACCCACCACTGGTTCGAGGCACCCACCGCATTGTTTTGGCCGGAGGCCGGGTTCGCCTGACACTGTTCTTTGGTGACATGCACGACGCCTGGAACACACTGAGCTTTAAGGCCGATGCTTGGGTACTGAACGGTTTTGAGCCAGCTATAGCCCCTGAAACCTGGCAAAAACCTGCTATTAGCGAGGTCTGCCAACACAGCAAGCCAGGTGCGTCTAAAGCGCCGGTGCCCTCCGTGGCTTTAATTGGGGCTGGCATTGCCGGGTGCCTGCTCGCGAACAACCTTGCCCGCAGAGGCTATGTCGTTACGCTAATAGATGCTGCAGATGAACCCGCATCAGCCGCATCCGGCAATCTTCAGGGCGCCATGTATGTAAAACTCGGCGTGGAGTTTAACCATCAAACCGAACTCGCCCTCTCTTCACTAACGTTCAGCCAGCGGTATTACGCCCCGTATCGGGACCAGTACTGGCACCCAACCGGCCTGATTCAACTGGCTTGGAGTGACACTGAACAGTCTCGCCAGCGTCGGTTTATTGAGCGTAACCAATACCCCGAAGACCTTCTGCACCCGGTCACCCGGCAGGAAGCTGAAGCGCTTACAGGCACCAGCCTCATGAGCGGTGGCTTATGGTTTCCCGGTTGCGGTTGGCTGGAGCCCGGCAAACTTTGTAAATCCCTTGCGAAGCATTCGGGCATTCGCAAGGTGCTCACTTACTCGGTTGAGAAAATCGAGCCGTCTGAGGGCGAATGGCATATTTCCGGAACCGACCCGGACAACCCGGACATTCGCGCAGATCAAGTGGTTATCTGCGCCGGGCACCTGACCCCACAATTGATCCCGGGCTCGGGTAGTTTCCGCTTCAAGGCTATTCGTGGGCAGGTCACTCACTTACCTGAACCCCTGATCAACAGCCCTCAGGCTGTGATTTGCGGCGCACGCTATCTCAACCCTGCCCACGGCCTCCAGGGCGAACGGCTAGCCGTTATCGGCGCTACGTTTGATCTTCACAGCGATGAGCCTGCCCCCACAACTGAGAGCCACCGAGAGAATATCCGGGAGCTTTCATCAATGGTGCCAAACATCCTCTCAGAAGATATGGCCGCCGGGGATCTTCCGGGGCAGCTTGCGGGGCGCGTTGGGTTTCGTTGCACAACCCATGACTATCAGCCCGTAGCCGGGCCGCTTTGTGATATAGAGGGGCAAGAAGTGGAAGGGCTTTATCTTTTGACTGGT